One genomic segment of Arthrobacter sp. JZ12 includes these proteins:
- a CDS encoding lycopene cyclase domain-containing protein, whose product MGAAYLIFLLASLGCMVLLDARLRLFFWHDAGRAAAVLVTGVLFFLAWDLAGIGLGVFYRGQTDLMLGITLAPELPLEEVVFLTFLCYLVMNLFLMARRVVEDVQRRRSATEHNQHHSDATENNLEGRS is encoded by the coding sequence ATGGGTGCGGCCTACCTGATCTTCCTGCTGGCTTCCCTTGGCTGCATGGTGCTGCTGGATGCGCGGCTGCGGCTGTTTTTCTGGCACGACGCCGGCCGGGCGGCTGCCGTGCTGGTCACCGGTGTGCTGTTCTTCCTTGCCTGGGACCTGGCGGGCATTGGGCTCGGCGTCTTTTACCGCGGCCAGACGGACCTGATGCTTGGAATTACGCTCGCGCCGGAACTCCCGCTCGAGGAAGTGGTGTTCCTGACCTTCCTTTGCTACCTCGTGATGAACCTGTTCCTGATGGCCCGGCGGGTTGTTGAGGACGTACAGCGGCGGCGCTCCGCGACGGAACACAACCAGCACCACTCCGACGCGACGGAAAACAACCTGGAGGGGCGGTCATGA